From the Streptococcus oralis ATCC 35037 genome, one window contains:
- the glmS gene encoding glutamine--fructose-6-phosphate transaminase (isomerizing): protein MCGIVGVVGNTNATDILIQGLEKLEYRGYDSAGIFVLGGAENHLVKAVGRIAELSAKTAGVEGTTGIGHTRWATHGKPTEDNAHPHRSETGRFVLVHNGVIENYLEIKEEYLAGHHFKGQTDTEIAVHLIGKFAEEDGLSVLEAFKKALHIIRGSYAFALIDSENPDVIYVAKNKSPLLIGLGEGYNMVCSDAMAMIRETNQYMEIHDQELVIVKADSVEVQDYDGNSRERASYTAELDLSDIGKGTYPYYMLKEIDEQPTVMRKLIQAYTDEAGQVVVDPAIIKAVQDADRIYILAAGTSYHAGFASKKMLEELTDTPVELGISSEWGYGMPLLSKKPLFIFISQSGETADSRQVLVKANEMGIPSLTVTNVPGSTLSREANHTMLLHAGPEIAVASTKAYTAQIAALAFLAKAVGEANGNAKAQAFDLVHELSIVAQSIESTLSEKETIDAKVHELLETTRNAFYIGRGQDYYVAMEASLKLKEISYIQCEGFAAGELKHGTIALIEEGTPVLALLSDPVLANHTRGNIQEVAARGAKVLTIAEENVAKETDDIVLTTVHPYLSPISMVVPTQLVAYFATLHRGLDVDKPRNLAKSVTVE, encoded by the coding sequence ATGTGTGGAATTGTTGGCGTTGTTGGAAACACAAATGCAACTGATATTTTGATTCAAGGGCTTGAAAAGCTCGAATACCGTGGCTATGATTCTGCGGGAATTTTTGTCCTAGGTGGTGCTGAAAATCATCTAGTCAAGGCTGTCGGTCGTATCGCAGAATTGTCTGCCAAGACAGCAGGTGTTGAGGGAACAACTGGTATCGGACATACGCGTTGGGCGACTCACGGGAAACCAACGGAAGACAATGCTCACCCACACCGCTCTGAGACGGGACGTTTTGTCTTGGTGCACAATGGAGTGATTGAAAACTACCTTGAAATCAAGGAAGAATACCTTGCAGGTCACCACTTTAAGGGGCAAACCGATACAGAAATTGCCGTTCACTTGATTGGGAAATTTGCAGAAGAAGATGGTTTGTCAGTTCTTGAAGCCTTCAAAAAAGCCCTTCACATCATCCGTGGTTCTTATGCCTTTGCCTTGATTGACTCTGAAAATCCAGATGTCATCTATGTCGCTAAGAACAAATCGCCACTTTTGATTGGTCTTGGAGAAGGCTATAACATGGTCTGCTCTGATGCTATGGCCATGATTCGTGAGACCAACCAATACATGGAAATTCATGACCAAGAGTTGGTAATCGTCAAGGCTGACAGCGTCGAAGTTCAAGACTATGATGGTAACAGTCGTGAGCGTGCTAGCTACACTGCCGAACTTGACCTGTCTGATATCGGTAAGGGAACTTATCCTTACTACATGCTCAAGGAAATCGACGAGCAACCAACGGTTATGCGTAAACTCATCCAAGCCTACACGGATGAGGCAGGTCAAGTTGTTGTAGATCCAGCTATCATCAAGGCTGTTCAAGATGCAGATCGCATCTACATCCTTGCAGCTGGGACATCTTACCACGCAGGATTTGCTTCTAAGAAGATGCTGGAAGAGTTGACGGATACACCTGTTGAACTTGGAATTTCATCTGAGTGGGGCTATGGTATGCCACTTCTCAGCAAAAAACCACTCTTCATCTTTATCAGCCAGTCTGGTGAAACAGCGGATAGCCGTCAGGTTTTGGTCAAGGCTAATGAAATGGGAATCCCGAGCTTGACAGTGACCAACGTGCCAGGTTCAACCCTTTCACGTGAAGCCAACCATACTATGTTGCTTCACGCGGGTCCTGAAATTGCTGTGGCTTCAACCAAGGCCTACACAGCACAAATCGCAGCACTTGCCTTCCTTGCAAAAGCAGTCGGAGAAGCAAACGGCAATGCTAAAGCGCAAGCCTTTGACCTGGTTCATGAGTTGTCAATCGTAGCTCAGTCTATCGAATCAACTCTTTCTGAAAAAGAAACCATTGATGCTAAAGTTCATGAGCTTCTTGAAACAACACGCAACGCCTTTTACATTGGACGTGGTCAAGATTACTACGTAGCCATGGAAGCCAGTCTTAAGCTAAAAGAGATTTCTTACATCCAGTGTGAAGGCTTTGCGGCAGGAGAACTCAAGCACGGGACCATTGCCTTGATTGAAGAAGGAACGCCTGTCTTGGCCCTCTTGTCAGATCCAGTCCTTGCTAACCATACTCGTGGAAATATCCAAGAGGTCGCAGCCCGTGGTGCCAAGGTTCTCACTATTGCAGAAGAGAATGTTGCTAAAGAGACAGACGATATCGTCCTTACGACCGTCCACCCTTACCTCTCACCAATCTCAATGGTCGTACCAACGCAATTGGTCGCTTACTTTGCAACACTCCACCGTGGCCTTGATGTGGACAAACCACGTAACCTTGCTAAGTCAGTAACAGTAGAATAA
- a CDS encoding GNAT family N-acetyltransferase has protein sequence MITIKKQEIVKLEDVLHLYQAVGWTNYTHQPQMLEKALSHSLAIYLALDGDAVVGLVRLVGDGFSSIFVQDLIVLPSYQRQGIGSDLMKEALGDYKDAYQVQLVTDQTEKTLGFYRSLGFETLSTYDCTGMIWVDRKR, from the coding sequence ATGATCACTATTAAAAAGCAAGAAATTGTCAAGTTAGAGGATGTTTTGCATCTCTATCAGGCTGTCGGTTGGACAAATTATACCCATCAACCTCAGATGCTGGAGAAGGCCTTGTCTCACTCATTAGCGATTTATCTGGCACTTGATGGAGATGCTGTGGTGGGTTTGGTCCGTTTGGTTGGAGATGGTTTCTCATCGATTTTTGTCCAGGATTTGATCGTTTTGCCTAGCTATCAACGCCAAGGGATTGGTAGCGACTTAATGAAAGAGGCTTTAGGTGATTACAAAGATGCCTATCAAGTCCAACTAGTGACCGATCAGACAGAAAAAACCTTGGGATTCTATCGTTCTCTGGGATTTGAAACCTTATCTACTTATGATTGTACAGGAATGATTTGGGTGGATAGAAAAAGATAA
- a CDS encoding EamA family transporter, with amino-acid sequence MWFFFALLSAIFAALTSILAKIGIEGVPSNLATAIRTVVVILMAWAMVFLTNSQTEIVNISRKSWLFLILSGLATGASWLCYYKALQMGNATEVSAVDKFSLVITLVLAFFFLQDVLTFKTIIGCILITIGTLVMIL; translated from the coding sequence ATGTGGTTTTTCTTCGCACTTTTATCAGCTATCTTTGCAGCCTTAACGTCAATTTTAGCCAAGATTGGGATTGAAGGAGTCCCATCCAATCTAGCAACCGCTATTCGTACAGTCGTCGTCATTCTTATGGCCTGGGCCATGGTTTTCTTGACCAATAGTCAGACCGAAATTGTCAACATCAGTAGAAAAAGTTGGCTCTTTCTCATCTTATCTGGCTTGGCCACTGGCGCCTCCTGGCTCTGCTACTACAAGGCCTTGCAGATGGGCAATGCGACTGAGGTATCTGCTGTCGATAAATTCAGTCTCGTCATTACCCTCGTTCTAGCCTTTTTCTTCCTACAGGATGTCCTGACGTTTAAAACAATTATTGGCTGTATCCTGATTACGATTGGGACCTTGGTGATGATATTGTAA
- a CDS encoding isoprenyl transferase, whose amino-acid sequence MFGFFKKDKAAEVEVPTQVPAHIGIIMDGNGRWAKKRMQPRVFGHKAGMEALQKITKAANKMGVKVITVYAFSTENWTRPDQEVKFIMNLPVEFYDNYVPELHANNVKIQMIGETDRLPKPTFEALKKAEELTKNNTGLILNFALNYGGRAEITQALKSLAQDVLDAKINPGDITEDMIGDYLFTQHLPKDLRDPDLIIRTSGELRLSNFLPWQAAYSELYFTDTLWPDFDEAALQEAIAAFNHRNRRFGGV is encoded by the coding sequence ATGTTTGGATTTTTTAAGAAAGATAAAGCTGCAGAAGTTGAGGTTCCAACACAGGTTCCTGCTCATATTGGCATCATCATGGATGGGAACGGTCGTTGGGCTAAAAAACGGATGCAACCACGGGTTTTTGGTCATAAGGCGGGGATGGAAGCCCTCCAAAAGATAACCAAGGCAGCTAACAAGATGGGAGTTAAGGTCATCACGGTTTATGCCTTTTCAACGGAAAATTGGACGCGCCCAGATCAAGAAGTCAAGTTTATCATGAACTTGCCAGTCGAGTTTTATGATAACTATGTCCCTGAATTGCATGCAAATAACGTTAAGATTCAGATGATTGGGGAGACAGACCGTCTGCCTAAGCCGACTTTTGAAGCTTTGAAAAAAGCAGAGGAGTTGACTAAGAACAATACGGGCTTGATTCTCAATTTTGCGCTTAACTATGGTGGTCGTGCTGAAATTACGCAAGCTCTTAAGAGCTTGGCTCAAGATGTTCTAGATGCTAAAATAAACCCTGGTGACATCACAGAAGATATGATTGGGGACTATCTTTTCACGCAACACCTGCCAAAGGATTTGCGAGATCCGGACTTGATTATTCGTACGAGTGGTGAGTTGCGTTTAAGTAATTTCTTACCATGGCAAGCAGCCTATAGTGAGCTTTACTTTACGGATACCTTGTGGCCTGATTTTGATGAAGCCGCTTTGCAGGAAGCTATTGCTGCTTTTAACCATCGCAATCGCCGTTTTGGAGGAGTTTAG
- the ruvB gene encoding Holliday junction branch migration DNA helicase RuvB, which produces MSRILDNEIMGDEELVERTLRPQYLREYIGQDKVKDQLQIFIEAAKMRDEALDHVLLFGPPGLGKTTMAFVIANELGVNLKQTSGPVIEKAGDLVAILNDLEPGDVLFIDEIHRLPMSVEEVLYSAMEDFYIDIMIGAGEGSRSVHLDLPPFTLIGATTRAGMLSNPLRARFGITGHMEYYAHADLTEIVERTADIFEMEITHEAAAELALRSRGTPRIANRLLKRVRDFAQIMGDGLIDDVITDKALTMLDVDREGLDYVDQKILRTMIEMYGGGPVGLGTLSVNIAEERETVEDMYEPYLIQKGFIMRTRSGRVATAKAYEHLGYEYSEK; this is translated from the coding sequence ATGAGTAGAATTTTAGATAATGAAATCATGGGGGATGAGGAGTTGGTAGAACGTACCCTCCGTCCTCAGTATTTACGTGAATATATTGGGCAGGATAAGGTCAAGGACCAGCTGCAAATCTTTATCGAAGCTGCCAAAATGCGGGATGAGGCACTGGACCATGTTCTTTTATTTGGTCCTCCAGGTCTCGGGAAAACAACCATGGCCTTTGTTATTGCCAATGAACTGGGAGTCAATCTCAAGCAAACGTCAGGTCCTGTCATTGAAAAAGCGGGTGACCTGGTAGCGATTTTGAATGATTTGGAGCCTGGAGACGTTCTCTTTATTGACGAGATTCATCGCTTGCCCATGTCGGTGGAAGAGGTGCTTTATAGTGCCATGGAAGACTTCTACATTGATATCATGATTGGTGCTGGTGAAGGCAGTCGCAGTGTTCATTTGGACTTGCCACCATTCACCTTGATTGGTGCAACGACACGTGCGGGGATGCTCTCAAATCCTCTACGGGCACGTTTTGGGATTACAGGTCATATGGAATACTATGCTCATGCTGATTTGACGGAAATTGTTGAGCGGACAGCAGATATTTTTGAGATGGAAATCACTCATGAGGCGGCTGCTGAGCTGGCCTTGCGCAGTCGAGGAACTCCTCGTATCGCCAATCGTCTCCTCAAGCGCGTGCGCGACTTTGCCCAGATTATGGGGGATGGCTTGATTGATGATGTGATTACGGATAAGGCTTTGACCATGCTGGATGTAGACCGTGAAGGTTTGGACTATGTGGACCAAAAAATCCTTCGCACCATGATTGAGATGTATGGTGGTGGTCCTGTAGGACTGGGAACCCTTTCTGTTAATATTGCTGAAGAGCGTGAGACGGTAGAAGATATGTATGAACCTTACCTGATTCAGAAAGGTTTCATCATGCGAACTCGTTCTGGGCGGGTTGCAACGGCTAAGGCATATGAGCATTTAGGGTATGAATACAGTGAAAAATGA
- a CDS encoding phosphatidate cytidylyltransferase — protein sequence MTKDLQKRTLFAVLALAIFLPVLFAGGLLLQIGIGLLAMLGVHELLHMKGLKTMTIEGALTLFATFALTIPLENYLTFLPVDGNVVAYSVLITIMLGTTVFSKNYTIEDAAFPIAVSFYVGFGFNALLDARVAGFDKVLLALFIVWATDSAAYLTGMNFGKHKLAPRVSPNKSIEGFVGGILGAVLITVIFMLVDSTVALPYGIYRMSLFAAFFSVAGQFGDLIESAMKRHFGVKDSGKFIPGHGGVLDRFDSMLIVFPMMHLFGLF from the coding sequence ATGACCAAGGATTTACAAAAGAGAACATTGTTTGCGGTATTGGCCCTGGCGATTTTCCTTCCAGTCTTGTTTGCAGGAGGCCTCTTGTTGCAGATAGGGATTGGCTTGTTAGCGATGCTAGGCGTCCATGAACTTTTGCATATGAAGGGGTTAAAGACTATGACCATTGAGGGCGCTTTGACTCTTTTTGCGACCTTTGCTCTCACAATCCCTTTAGAAAATTACCTAACTTTTTTGCCTGTTGATGGGAATGTAGTTGCCTACAGTGTTTTGATTACCATAATGCTAGGGACGACCGTTTTCAGTAAAAACTATACGATTGAAGATGCCGCTTTCCCAATTGCTGTGAGCTTTTATGTTGGTTTTGGCTTCAATGCCTTACTAGATGCTCGGGTGGCAGGTTTTGACAAGGTACTTTTGGCCCTTTTTATCGTTTGGGCGACAGATAGCGCAGCCTACCTGACAGGGATGAATTTTGGTAAACATAAGTTGGCTCCGAGAGTTTCTCCTAATAAGAGTATTGAGGGATTTGTCGGGGGTATTCTAGGTGCGGTACTGATAACGGTAATCTTCATGCTAGTGGACAGTACAGTTGCTCTTCCTTATGGGATTTATAGAATGAGTCTCTTTGCTGCCTTCTTCAGTGTGGCAGGTCAGTTTGGTGACTTGATTGAGAGTGCCATGAAACGCCATTTCGGTGTCAAGGATTCTGGGAAATTTATCCCTGGACATGGCGGTGTGTTGGATCGCTTTGACAGCATGCTGATTGTGTTTCCAATGATGCACTTATTTGGCCTGTTTTAA
- a CDS encoding nucleotidyltransferase family protein has product MNTVKNEQKILDAFREDLDIMTILTIIRDLDLKDSWLAAGSVRNFIWNLLSDKSPFDSETDVDVIFFDPDISYEETVSLEKKLREDFPQYQWELKNQVYMHLHSPHTAPYTSSRDAMSKYPERCTAIGLRLHADATLELFAPYGLEDVLNFQVSPTPHFLENEDRMELHQTRLSKKNWQEKWKNLTFSKNLRKI; this is encoded by the coding sequence ATGAATACAGTGAAAAATGAACAAAAAATTCTAGATGCTTTCAGAGAAGATCTGGATATTATGACCATTTTGACCATCATTCGTGACCTTGATCTGAAAGACTCGTGGTTGGCAGCAGGTTCTGTCAGGAATTTCATCTGGAATCTCTTGTCTGATAAATCGCCTTTTGATAGTGAGACGGATGTGGATGTGATTTTCTTTGATCCAGATATTTCTTATGAGGAAACAGTATCCCTAGAGAAAAAACTGAGAGAAGATTTTCCTCAGTATCAGTGGGAGTTGAAAAATCAGGTCTATATGCATCTGCACAGTCCTCACACTGCGCCCTATACCAGTTCTCGTGATGCTATGAGTAAGTATCCAGAACGTTGTACGGCTATAGGACTCCGCTTGCATGCCGACGCAACTTTAGAGCTCTTTGCGCCTTATGGTTTAGAGGATGTTTTGAATTTTCAGGTATCCCCAACTCCTCATTTCTTAGAGAATGAGGACCGAATGGAACTCCATCAAACACGGCTATCCAAGAAAAATTGGCAAGAAAAATGGAAAAATCTAACTTTTTCAAAAAACTTAAGAAAAATTTAA
- a CDS encoding proline--tRNA ligase, whose product MKQSKMLIPTLREMPSDAQVISHALMLRAGYVRQVSAGVYSYLPLANRVIEKAKNIMRQEFDKIGAVEMLAPALLSADLWRESGRYETYGEDLYKLKNREKSDFILGPTHEETFTAIVRDSVKSYKQLPLNLYQIQPKYRDEKRPRNGLLRTREFIMKDGYSFHANYDSLDVTYDEYKAAYERIFTRSGLDFKAIIGDGGAMGGKDSQEFMAITPARTDLDRWVVLDKSVASFDEIPAEVQEEIKAELLKWMVSGEDTIAYSSESSYAANLEMATNEYKPSNRVVAEEEVTRVATPDVKSIDEVAAFLNVPEEQTIKTRFYMADGELVAALLVGNDQLNEVKLKNHLGADFFDVASEEEVANVISAGFGSLGPVGLPENVKIIADRKVQDVRNAVVGANEDGYHLTGVNPGRDFTAEYVDIREVREGEISPDGQGVLNFARGIEIGHIFKLGTRYSASMGADVLDENGRAVPIIMGCYGIGVSRLLSAVMEQHARLFVNKTPKGEYRYAWGVNFPKELAPFDVHLITVNVKDEEAQTLTEKLEASLMGAGYEVLTDDRNERIGVKFSDSDLIGLPIRITVGKKAADGIVEVKIKATGDTIEVHVDNLLETLEILSKK is encoded by the coding sequence ATGAAACAAAGTAAAATGCTAATCCCAACGCTTCGCGAAATGCCAAGCGATGCTCAAGTTATCAGCCATGCCCTTATGTTGCGTGCTGGTTATGTTCGTCAAGTTTCTGCCGGTGTTTATTCTTACCTGCCACTCGCTAACCGTGTGATTGAAAAGGCTAAAAACATTATGCGCCAAGAGTTTGATAAGATTGGTGCGGTGGAAATGTTGGCTCCTGCCCTTCTCAGTGCCGATCTCTGGCGCGAATCAGGTCGTTACGAAACCTATGGTGAAGACCTTTATAAACTGAAAAATCGTGAAAAGTCAGACTTTATCCTAGGTCCGACACACGAAGAAACTTTTACGGCTATTGTTCGTGACTCTGTGAAATCTTACAAGCAATTGCCACTCAACCTTTACCAAATCCAACCGAAATACCGTGATGAAAAACGTCCACGTAACGGACTTCTCCGTACGCGTGAATTTATCATGAAAGACGGCTATAGTTTCCATGCTAATTACGATAGTTTGGATGTGACTTATGACGAGTACAAGGCGGCCTATGAACGAATTTTCACTCGTAGTGGCTTAGATTTCAAGGCTATCATCGGTGACGGTGGTGCCATGGGTGGTAAGGATAGCCAAGAGTTTATGGCCATTACACCAGCCCGTACAGACCTCGACCGCTGGGTTGTCTTAGACAAGTCAGTTGCCTCATTTGATGAGATTCCTGCAGAAGTGCAAGAAGAAATCAAGGCAGAATTGCTCAAATGGATGGTTTCTGGTGAAGACACTATTGCCTACTCAAGTGAGTCTAGCTATGCAGCTAACTTAGAAATGGCAACAAACGAGTACAAACCAAGCAACCGTGTCGTTGCGGAAGAAGAAGTGACTCGTGTCGCAACACCAGATGTTAAATCAATTGATGAAGTGGCAGCCTTCCTAAACGTGCCAGAAGAGCAAACGATTAAAACTCGCTTCTACATGGCAGATGGTGAGCTTGTTGCAGCCCTTCTAGTTGGAAATGACCAACTCAATGAAGTCAAGTTGAAAAACCACTTGGGTGCAGATTTCTTTGATGTTGCGAGCGAGGAAGAAGTAGCAAATGTTATCTCAGCTGGCTTTGGTTCGCTTGGTCCAGTTGGTTTGCCAGAAAATGTGAAAATCATTGCAGATCGTAAGGTACAAGATGTTCGCAATGCTGTTGTGGGGGCTAACGAAGATGGCTACCACTTGACAGGTGTGAACCCAGGTCGTGATTTCACTGCAGAATACGTGGATATTCGTGAAGTTCGTGAGGGTGAAATTTCACCAGATGGACAAGGTGTTCTTAACTTTGCCCGTGGTATCGAGATCGGTCACATCTTTAAGCTCGGAACTCGTTATTCAGCAAGTATGGGTGCAGATGTTTTGGATGAAAATGGCCGTGCTGTGCCAATCATCATGGGATGTTACGGTATCGGTGTTAGCCGTCTTCTCTCTGCAGTTATGGAACAACACGCTCGCCTCTTTGTCAACAAAACGCCTAAAGGTGAATACCGTTACGCTTGGGGAGTTAACTTCCCTAAAGAATTGGCACCATTTGATGTGCACTTGATTACTGTCAATGTCAAAGACGAAGAAGCACAAACTCTGACAGAGAAACTTGAAGCGAGCTTGATGGGAGCTGGTTACGAAGTCTTGACAGACGACCGTAACGAACGTATCGGAGTCAAATTTAGCGATAGCGACTTGATTGGGTTGCCAATCCGTATCACTGTTGGGAAGAAAGCAGCTGACGGTATTGTAGAAGTCAAAATCAAAGCGACTGGTGATACCATCGAAGTTCACGTAGACAACTTGCTCGAAACCCTTGAAATCCTTAGTAAGAAATAA
- a CDS encoding glycoside hydrolase family 1 protein, producing MLKFPKDFVWGSSTSGPQTEGRVLGDGKGDNLWDYWYQVEPNRYYNGIGPDKTSTFYENWEKDIELLVETGHTAFRTSIQWSRIFPQGRGEVNPQGVAFYRQVFEAIKAKGIRLLVNLYHFDLPFALQEDGDGWENKATVSAYEDYARFCFETYGDLVDQWITFNEPIVPVEFGYFYDAHYPHKVDAKAAVKVAYHTQLASSLAVKACHEILPGSKIGIVLNLTPAYPRSQHPADVKAARIADLFQAQSFLDPSVLGAYPEELVEILAEHDLLPEYTVEELELIRENTVDFLGVNYYQPLRVMAPRFAKHPDSPLLPEHFYEPYIMPGRKINPHRGWEIYEQGIYDIAQNIKKNYGNIEWMLTENGMGVEGEDKFRVNGMIQDDYRIDFVKGHLRELHRAIEDGANCKGYLIWTFIDCWSWLNSYKNRYGLVELDLETQERRLKKSGHWFKELSDRNGF from the coding sequence ATGCTAAAATTTCCAAAGGATTTTGTTTGGGGTTCCTCCACTTCTGGACCACAGACAGAAGGACGAGTGCTTGGTGATGGTAAAGGAGATAATCTCTGGGATTATTGGTATCAGGTGGAGCCCAATCGCTACTACAATGGGATTGGACCTGACAAAACATCGACTTTCTATGAAAACTGGGAAAAGGATATTGAGCTTCTGGTAGAGACTGGGCATACAGCCTTCCGAACTTCTATCCAGTGGTCTCGCATTTTCCCACAAGGCCGTGGAGAGGTCAATCCGCAAGGGGTGGCTTTCTACCGTCAGGTCTTTGAAGCCATTAAGGCCAAGGGAATTCGTCTCTTAGTTAATCTCTATCACTTTGACCTGCCATTTGCTCTACAAGAAGATGGGGATGGCTGGGAAAATAAGGCGACTGTCTCAGCCTATGAAGACTATGCTCGTTTTTGTTTTGAGACTTACGGTGACTTGGTGGACCAATGGATTACCTTTAACGAGCCCATCGTCCCTGTAGAATTTGGTTATTTTTACGATGCCCATTACCCTCACAAGGTGGATGCCAAAGCAGCGGTTAAGGTTGCCTATCATACGCAACTGGCTAGTAGTCTTGCGGTTAAGGCCTGTCATGAGATTCTGCCTGGCTCTAAGATTGGGATTGTACTTAACTTGACACCAGCCTATCCACGTAGCCAGCATCCTGCGGATGTCAAGGCTGCGCGCATTGCCGACCTCTTCCAAGCTCAATCTTTCCTAGATCCGTCTGTCTTGGGAGCTTATCCAGAGGAATTGGTGGAAATTTTAGCTGAGCATGATTTGCTGCCAGAGTACACTGTTGAAGAGTTAGAACTCATTCGTGAGAATACAGTTGATTTCCTAGGAGTCAACTACTACCAACCTTTGCGCGTTATGGCGCCACGTTTTGCTAAACATCCAGACAGTCCCCTCTTGCCAGAACATTTTTACGAGCCTTATATCATGCCGGGCCGTAAAATCAATCCTCACCGCGGTTGGGAAATCTACGAGCAGGGGATTTATGATATCGCTCAGAATATCAAGAAAAACTATGGCAATATCGAGTGGATGCTGACAGAGAATGGCATGGGTGTTGAAGGTGAAGATAAATTCCGTGTGAATGGCATGATTCAGGACGACTATCGTATCGACTTTGTCAAAGGGCATCTTCGTGAACTCCATCGTGCGATTGAAGACGGAGCCAATTGTAAGGGCTACTTGATTTGGACCTTTATCGACTGTTGGTCATGGCTCAATAGCTATAAAAACCGCTATGGTTTGGTTGAATTAGACTTGGAAACACAAGAACGCCGTCTGAAGAAATCAGGCCACTGGTTCAAGGAACTCAGCGACCGTAATGGATTTTAA
- the rseP gene encoding RIP metalloprotease RseP, translating to MIGLLTFILVFGIIVVVHEFGHFYFAKKSGILVREFAIGMGPKIFSHIGKDGTAYTIRILPLGGYVRMAGWGDDATEIKTGTPVSLTLADDGKVKRINLSGKKLDQTALPMQVTQFDFEDKLFIKGLVLEEEKTFAVDHDATVVEEDGTEVRIAPLDVQYQNASIWGKLITNFAGPMNNFILGVVVFWILIFLQGGVRDTQTNLFHVMPEGALAKVGVAETAQITKVGSHEVKNWQDLIQAVEADTKDKTAPTLDVTISENGSEKQVTVTPEENQGRYILGVQPGVKSDFLSMFVGGFTTAADSGLRILSALKNLIFHPDLNKLGGPVAIFKASSDAAKNGIENVLYFLAVISINIGIFNLIPIPALDGGKIVLNILEAIRRKPLKQEIETYVTMAGVVIMVVLMLAVTWNDIMRLFF from the coding sequence ATGATTGGATTGCTAACCTTTATCCTCGTTTTTGGGATTATTGTGGTGGTGCATGAGTTTGGACATTTTTATTTTGCCAAGAAATCAGGCATTTTAGTTCGTGAATTTGCCATTGGTATGGGGCCCAAGATTTTTTCCCATATCGGTAAGGATGGCACGGCTTATACCATTCGAATCCTTCCTCTAGGAGGCTATGTTCGTATGGCAGGCTGGGGTGATGATGCGACAGAAATCAAGACAGGAACTCCAGTCAGTTTAACACTTGCTGACGATGGTAAGGTCAAACGGATCAACCTCTCAGGGAAGAAACTGGATCAAACGGCTCTTCCTATGCAGGTAACCCAGTTTGACTTTGAAGACAAGCTCTTTATTAAGGGTTTGGTCCTGGAAGAAGAAAAGACTTTTGCAGTGGATCATGATGCAACGGTTGTTGAAGAAGACGGAACCGAAGTGCGCATCGCTCCTTTGGATGTACAGTATCAAAATGCTTCTATCTGGGGCAAGCTCATCACCAACTTTGCAGGTCCTATGAATAACTTTATCTTAGGTGTTGTTGTTTTTTGGATCTTGATCTTTTTGCAGGGCGGTGTTAGAGATACTCAGACCAATCTCTTTCATGTCATGCCAGAGGGAGCTTTGGCTAAGGTAGGTGTAGCTGAGACCGCCCAAATTACTAAGGTCGGCTCGCATGAGGTTAAGAATTGGCAAGACTTGATCCAGGCTGTGGAAGCAGATACCAAGGACAAGACAGCCCCGACCTTAGATGTGACCATTTCCGAAAATGGTAGTGAAAAACAAGTCACGGTGACTCCAGAAGAGAATCAAGGACGTTATATTCTTGGGGTTCAACCGGGAGTCAAGTCAGACTTTCTATCCATGTTTGTTGGTGGATTTACAACTGCAGCTGACTCAGGACTTCGTATCCTTTCGGCTCTGAAAAACTTGATTTTCCATCCAGATTTGAACAAACTCGGTGGTCCCGTTGCTATTTTTAAGGCAAGTAGCGATGCTGCTAAAAATGGAATTGAGAATGTCCTCTATTTCCTAGCCGTGATTTCCATCAATATCGGGATTTTTAACTTGATTCCGATTCCGGCTTTGGATGGTGGAAAGATTGTGCTCAATATCCTAGAGGCTATCCGCCGGAAACCCCTTAAACAAGAAATTGAAACCTATGTCACCATGGCTGGTGTAGTTATCATGGTTGTCTTGATGCTAGCTGTAACCTGGAATGACATTATGCGACTCTTCTTTTAG